DNA sequence from the Pedobacter sp. W3I1 genome:
ATACATGTCTATATCGCCACTCACTTTAAATGTGGTGAAATCTTTTGATGATATTAGTTCCATTTCTGATACTTTATTAGTGGATTCTTGCTTCTTTTTTTCTGGTGATTGCTGACAGGCACCAAATGTAAAAACGGTCGCTGCCAATAATATGATTTGCTTTTTCATAAATTATCGGATTAAATTGATTTAATCATTCTGGCAGGCACTCCACCTACAACTGTATTTCCGGGCACATCTTTCGAAACCACCGCACCCGCTGCTACCACCGCATTTTCGCCGATGGTAACCCCAGGCAATATGGTAGCTCCTGCGCCAATCCAGGCCCGTTGTTTGATGATGATTGGTTTTGTCATCAATGCCCTTCTATCATTTTTATCTAATGGATGATTCTCTGTGACCAGGTTCACCCTTGGACCGATCAGTACTTCATCCTCAATCGTGATACCGCCCATATCAAGGAATGAGCAGGCGTGATTGATAAAAACGTTTTTTCCAATCTTGATAAACCTGCCAAAGTTTGTGTAAAACGGGGTGAAAACAGTGGTGCTCTCCTCTATGGCAGTGCCGATGATTTCACCTAAGTAATGTCGTACCTGATCAATATCGGATGCGTTGTTCAATTGCTGCGAGATCTTCATGGTTTTGCCTACAACCTCATTAATTCTGAAATACTCCGAATCGTTCAACCGGATGGGTGCGCCGGTTCTTAACCGTTCAAAGATATCGCCTGCACTATGTTCTGATAAAACTTCTCTCTTTGTGTCTTTCATGAAGCAAAATTAACCAGAAAACCCCGCAGCAACGTTACTGTGGGGCTCAATTTACTTTTCTGAGAAGCTCAACTTTGATTGATAATCTAGATCTCCGTTGGTGGAAATCCATACTGCTTTTTAAATGCAGTGGAGAAGTGTGACGGGTTTTTAAAACCAACCTCAACATATACCTCCTGCACCTTTCTGCCTTCTTCCTTTAGTTTAACGTAAGCCGCTTCCAGGCGCTTTTTTATGAGCCATTTTTGTGGACTAAGCGGACTGATTTTCTTGAAGTCTCTTTTGAATGTGGCCAGGCTCCGTCCGGTGTAAGCAGCAATCTGCTCCATTGAAAGTTCGTCCATGTAACTTTCATTAAGGAATTCCAGGATATCCATTTTCCAGGGTTCAGTAAAGTCGAACAGTATTGCAAAGTAAATATCAGAGCTGTCCAGCAGGGCATAAATTCCTTCCTGTAATTTTAACTTGGCTACACCTTCGGTCGGCTTTACGCCGTCATTAAAATAAGGTGTTAATGATTGGAACAGACTGGTGATATCGGCCCGTGGTTCGATCTTAAAAACATTTTCTTCGGGAATGAATGCTTTTTTAGGTATATCCGCTTTGTTTACCCTGCCGTAGAATTCTCGCAGCATACTGCGATTGAATGTTAAGGAAATACCCTTATACAGTTCATCGCCCTTACTGTTCTTATACATTAATAGTCTGTGGTTCCGTCTGATGAATGCACATTCACCCGCTCGTATCGTAATTTTCTTATTTCTATCTTCTATAACCTGTTCACCTGAATACAAATACAAAAGCACATGCTCCGGGGTAGCATGAACACATTTTTCACTGTAATCAGAAAAGCAGGAAAGGAATATGCCCGAATAATGGATGGTTCTTAGTTTTTCAGGATGTTCCATAGATAAGGTCTAAAAATATATCAAGATAGGCAAATCTAATCAAAACATGGTGGCCAGACTTTATTCTACGGCTCAATTTGCTTTTCTTAAAAGCTCAGACATTTAGGCCTGGTGCCGGAAAACCACATCACCATCTTATTGATCCTTGATCTTCTCCTTAGTTAAGAGTTCGGGTTTAATTTCGATTCCAATTGGTGCCACTTCAACCAGTTCAAGCGATTTCACCATTTTCAGCGTTCCGTTTTTATATTTAAGAAAATGTGCAGTTTTTAAATGCGATTGATAATCCTCTTCACTGGAATAAACTTCGAAAACGGTAACATTCGTCGGGTTAGTCTTATCATACACAGCCTGCAGGCATAGCACTCCCGGCTCTACTTTCACAGCTGCCGCCGCATGTTCAGCAAGTGCTGATTTATATTCATCAAGATAGGCTGGAAAGACCTCTATTTTTGCAATGCGATATTTTCTATTGTCCTGCGCATTTGCGGTTTTTACATTAAAAATTGCCAAAACGATAAGAATTAAAACTGTTAAAAATGGATGTATTCTATTCATATTTTTTGATTTAGTTTAATAAAACACCAATATTATGCCAGGTATGTCCCTCTGTTTGCTTGTAGCAATTTACTACTTTTTCTCATTATATAATTTCTTTAGGGGTAAGTAGTCACCAAAAAGCAGGTATTTATAATTAAATTAATAGTCTCCTTTTCATCCCTTTTGCTGATAGCGGCTAAAAACAAAGCACACCTTTCAGCTAATTTAACCTGGTTTTTAAAATAGATTGTATTAAATTATTGATAACGAGCCCTCCTATTGAGGGTTTAAAATTCCTTATCGCCGAATTCGCTGGTAGGAAGTTTAGATTTACCGGTAAGCTTGTTCAGGTTAAAGCTAAAATTCAGCAAGAAAACATCGGTTTCATAAATATAATTGGTAGTGGTATAAAAGTCTTTTCCAAATGTTGTTATCCGTTGCCTGTTTGATTGGTTCATGCCAAGATCCATGTTCTGCCATTGCAGGGTTGCAGAAAAACGTCCATCCATAAATGTTTTCTTAACAGCGGTATTGGGAACCAGAAATTTTGAATCTTCGCCCTGTGCAGTGGGCCGCTTTGATAAATAATTTACATTTCCCTGCACAGTCCAGGTTTTGTTCAGTTTGAAACTGGTATTAGCATTTATAGAGTATACCCAGTTCGCGTTATTTACTACGGAACTGCTACCCAGCACATTTAAATTTCCAGACACCTTATAATTATAAACGTTACCACCCAGGTATAGGCTCCACCATTTAATCGGCTGAAGATTGGTCCCTAGCTCCAGACCAAAAGACTGTGCTTTTTCTGCATTCGTAAATACCCTGTTCAGGATTGTATCAGCATACACACTGTTTACGCGCTGTATAGGATTTTTGATGTTCTGATA
Encoded proteins:
- a CDS encoding DapH/DapD/GlmU-related protein; the encoded protein is MKDTKREVLSEHSAGDIFERLRTGAPIRLNDSEYFRINEVVGKTMKISQQLNNASDIDQVRHYLGEIIGTAIEESTTVFTPFYTNFGRFIKIGKNVFINHACSFLDMGGITIEDEVLIGPRVNLVTENHPLDKNDRRALMTKPIIIKQRAWIGAGATILPGVTIGENAVVAAGAVVSKDVPGNTVVGGVPARMIKSI
- a CDS encoding AraC family transcriptional regulator; amino-acid sequence: MEHPEKLRTIHYSGIFLSCFSDYSEKCVHATPEHVLLYLYSGEQVIEDRNKKITIRAGECAFIRRNHRLLMYKNSKGDELYKGISLTFNRSMLREFYGRVNKADIPKKAFIPEENVFKIEPRADITSLFQSLTPYFNDGVKPTEGVAKLKLQEGIYALLDSSDIYFAILFDFTEPWKMDILEFLNESYMDELSMEQIAAYTGRSLATFKRDFKKISPLSPQKWLIKKRLEAAYVKLKEEGRKVQEVYVEVGFKNPSHFSTAFKKQYGFPPTEI
- a CDS encoding putative quinol monooxygenase, producing the protein MNRIHPFLTVLILIVLAIFNVKTANAQDNRKYRIAKIEVFPAYLDEYKSALAEHAAAAVKVEPGVLCLQAVYDKTNPTNVTVFEVYSSEEDYQSHLKTAHFLKYKNGTLKMVKSLELVEVAPIGIEIKPELLTKEKIKDQ